AGGCTGAATCGTGAAATTCGGCGGCGAACGCGGGTGGTGGGGAGCTTTCCCGATGGGCACGCGGCCTTAATGCTGGTAGCGGCCCGGCTGCGCTATATGGCGGGCCAGAAATGGGGCACACAGCGGTATCTGTGCATGTCCAGGGAGGAAGCAGAATAGCGTCGGCGCTGTCACGGCCCTTGCAGCCGCGGCATCTTTGAATGTACCGCTCGCAAGGCCCGCGCCAGCGCCT
This region of Desulfovibrio legallii genomic DNA includes:
- a CDS encoding transposase; translation: RLNREIRRRTRVVGSFPDGHAALMLVAARLRYMAGQKWGTQRYLCMSREEAE